The following proteins are co-located in the Zonotrichia albicollis isolate bZonAlb1 chromosome 1, bZonAlb1.hap1, whole genome shotgun sequence genome:
- the BAG1 gene encoding BAG family molecular chaperone regulator 1, which produces MAAPGAPVTVTVTYSNEKHSIQVASQREDGEPTLQDMAVLIEQVTGVPVPFQKLIYKGKSLKELEQPLSALGVKNGCKVMLIGKRNSPEEEAELKKLKDLEKSVEQIANKLEEVNKEFTSIQKGFLAKDLQAEALKQLDKRIKGTAEQFMKTLEQIDAINLPENFSDCKLKKKGLVKRVQVFLAQCDTIEGNIGQEMDKLQSKNLALAE; this is translated from the exons ATGGCGGCGCCCGGAGCCCCGGTGACCGTCACCGTCACTTACA GCAATGAAAAGCACAGTATTCAAGTTGCTTCCCAACGAGAAGATGGTGAACCTACACTACAAGATATGGCTGTACTTATTGAACAAGTCACTGGGGTTCCAGTTCCTTTTCAGAAACTGATATACAAAG GAAAGTCTCTGAAAGAATTGGAACAACCATTATCAGCACTTGGTGTTAAAAATGGTTGCAAAGTCATGTTGATTGGGAAAAGG AATAGTCCAGAAGAAGAGGCTGAATTAAAGAAGTTAAAAGATTTGGAGAAGTCAGTGGAGCAAATAGCTAATAAGTTAGAGGAAGTTAATAAAGAGTTCACAAGTATCCAGAAG ggATTTTTAGCAAAGGATCTCCAAGCAGAAGCACTAAAACAACTGGACAAGAGGATAAAAGGAACTGCAGAGCAGTTCATGAAGACCCTTGAACAGATTGATGCCATT AATCTGCCTGAGAATTTCAGTGACTGCAAACTGAAAAAGAAGGGGTTAGTAAAGAGGGTCcag GTTTTTCTTGCCCAGTGTGATACCATTGAAGGGAACATTGGCCAAGAAATGGACAAGCTGCAGTCAAAGAATTTGGCACTGGCAGAATGA